GTCACCAGCAGGATCAGTCCGAACAGCACCATCGCCAGCGCCGAGGCGAACCCGGCCCGGAAGAGCTGGAAGCCCTGCTGGTAGATGTGGAAGTTCAGCACGTCGGTGGCGCCGCCGGGACCGCCCTGGGTCATCACGAAGACCGTGTCGAAGACCTGGAACGACCCGATCGTGTTCGTCACCAGCACGAAGAACAGCGACGGCCGCAGCAGCGGCAGGGTGATCATGAAGAACCGCTGCACCGGCGTGGTGCCGTCGATCGCCGCGGCCTCGTACAACTGGTGCGGGATCGCCTGCAGCCCGGCCAGCAGGATCAGCATGGTGTAGCCGGTGTACTGCCAGACGTTCACCGATGCGATCACCGGCATGGCCCACGCGGGGTCGGTGAGCCAGTTCGGCCCGTCGATCCCCACCATGCCCAGCACCTGGTTGACCACGCCGTGCCTCGGGTCGAAGATCCAGGACCAGACGATGCCGAGGGCCACGGGCATGGCCATCCAGGGCAGTACGAAGGCCACGCGGAAGACCCTGCCGCCGCGCAGCCGCCGGTTCAGGGCGAGAGCCAGCAGCAGGGCCAGCACGGTCTGCGCCGGGATGTTGAGCAGCACGTAGTAGACCGTGTTGAACAGGGACCGCCACGCATCGGGATCGGCGGCCAGTTCGCGGTAGTTGTCCAGGCCGACGAACGAGGGCGCGCCCATCAGGTTCCAGTCGAACAGGCTCAGCCCCGCCACCCCGAAGATGGGCGCGACCAGGAACAGCAGGAATCCG
Above is a genomic segment from Microbispora sp. ZYX-F-249 containing:
- a CDS encoding carbohydrate ABC transporter permease produces the protein MIDDIVPLASAQGRRRRTDRRFARHVRATAEAYALLAPSLIGFLLFLVAPIFGVAGLSLFDWNLMGAPSFVGLDNYRELAADPDAWRSLFNTVYYVLLNIPAQTVLALLLALALNRRLRGGRVFRVAFVLPWMAMPVALGIVWSWIFDPRHGVVNQVLGMVGIDGPNWLTDPAWAMPVIASVNVWQYTGYTMLILLAGLQAIPHQLYEAAAIDGTTPVQRFFMITLPLLRPSLFFVLVTNTIGSFQVFDTVFVMTQGGPGGATDVLNFHIYQQGFQLFRAGFASALAMVLFGLILLVTAAQFLYFRKRTVYDFS